A genomic stretch from Bradyrhizobium sp. 195 includes:
- a CDS encoding ParA family protein, whose protein sequence is MNVIVFASRKGGSGKSTLAAHLAAQIKASKQVMLVDADPQGSLTLWHKLRGTNEPPIKAAVNSVSGIVSAAKRDGYEWVLIDTPPNLSAVVDDAIKNATMVVIPARPGVFDVNAVQETIQMCRAARKPYAVVLNGAPAKRDEAESPIVTIAREALAKFRAPVWGGQITNRSDLLMALSHGEGAREYQAESRAAQEIARLWAAIERSVKAIRGTVSASGAMHKQAA, encoded by the coding sequence ATGAACGTTATTGTTTTTGCATCGCGTAAAGGCGGCTCGGGCAAGAGTACCCTGGCTGCACATCTCGCCGCGCAGATCAAGGCGAGCAAGCAGGTCATGCTCGTGGACGCGGACCCGCAGGGCTCGCTCACGCTGTGGCACAAGCTGCGTGGCACCAACGAACCGCCGATCAAGGCGGCCGTGAACTCCGTCAGCGGCATCGTCTCCGCTGCCAAGCGCGACGGTTATGAATGGGTGTTGATCGACACGCCGCCGAACCTCTCGGCTGTCGTCGACGACGCGATCAAGAATGCCACCATGGTCGTGATTCCCGCCCGTCCCGGCGTGTTCGACGTCAACGCGGTGCAGGAAACCATCCAGATGTGCCGCGCGGCGCGGAAGCCCTACGCGGTCGTGCTCAACGGTGCGCCGGCCAAGCGCGACGAAGCGGAAAGCCCGATCGTCACCATCGCCCGCGAAGCGCTTGCCAAATTCCGTGCTCCGGTGTGGGGCGGCCAGATCACCAACCGTTCGGATCTCTTGATGGCGTTGAGCCACGGCGAAGGCGCGCGGGAGTACCAGGCCGAGAGCCGTGCGGCTCAGGAAATCGCAAGGCTGTGGGCGGCGATCGAGCGTTCAGTGAAAGCTATTCGCGGCACGGTGTCGGCATCCGGCGCAATGCACAAGCAGGCAGCATAA